From Dendropsophus ebraccatus isolate aDenEbr1 chromosome 2, aDenEbr1.pat, whole genome shotgun sequence, a single genomic window includes:
- the LOC138784204 gene encoding uncharacterized protein, which yields MSDGANNAPYGPARRMRLRRKHQLVVLSILWKMRKYYLGLCRQKDAEQRRLQEVGRRYWVHPINLRRETRGHIGCLYDDLRRHPDKFQDFVRLPMEAFDHLLSILSPHLQRQDTYMRKSIPPVARLLITLRFLATGESYASLHLQFRVGTSTISGIVRCTCGVIWDHLQPIVMPSPTREIWLQSAAGFQSVANFPNCIGAVDGKHIRVKQPPRSGSQYFNYKKFFSVVLIAVVDSTYRFLAIDVGSYGSTGDSRALLRSEFGRRILLDHVTLPPPTPLPGTTHPAPFVMVGDQAFPLLNNLLRPYPRRGLDERGRVFNRRLSRARNFVECAFGIMTSQWRVFTTALQLNLGTVDMVIKAACVLHNYLRDYAPTPEVNVETLPAFSAPVNYGQGRQLNRGIVVRNLFADYFMTPEGAVPVPLSQPPL from the exons atgtctgatggcgctaataatgcgccctatgggccagcccggcgtatgaggctgcgccgcaagcaccagctcgtggtgctttctatcctgtggaagatgcgtaaATATTACCTGGGTTTGTGT aggcaaaaagacgcagagcagcgccgtctgcaggaggtgggacggcgatattgggtccaccccatcaatctGCGGAGGGAGACacggggccacattggttgcctgtatgatgatttgcgacg acatcctgacaagttccaggacttcgtcaggctgcctatggaggcctttgatcaTTTACTTTCGattttgagcccacatctccagagacaggacacctacatgcggaaatccatccctcctgtggcccgtctgctcataacgttaag attcttggcgacaggggagagttatgcatcgttgcacctccaattccgggttggtacgTCGACCATCtcaggaattgtgaggtgcacgtgcggcgtgatctgggaccatttgcagcccatcgtgatgcccagtccgacccgggagatttggttgcagtcagcagcaggctttcagtctgtggccaatttccccaactgtataggggcggttgatggtaagcacatacgtgtgaagcaaccaccgcgatcaggatcacagtatttcaattataagaaatttttttctgtggtcctgatcgcggttgttgattccacgtatcgtttccttgccatcgacgtcggctcctatggcagtactggggactcccgggcgctactgagatcagagtttgggaggcgaattctgttagatcacgtgactctacctcctcccactcctcttccgggtaccacgcatcccgctccattcgtcatggtaggggatcaagccttccctttactgaacaacctgctgcgcccttacccacggagagggctggatgaacgggggagagtatttaaccggaggctgagccgggcacgtaacttcgtggagtgcgccttcggaatcatgactagtcagtggagagtgtttaccactgccctgcagttgaacttgggcacagttgacatggtcattaaagctgcctgtgttctccacaactaccttcgggactatgctcccaccccggaggtgaacgtggagacactgccagcttttagtgcccctgtcaactatggccaagggagacaactcaaccgcgggatagtggtcaggaacctctttgctgactacttcatgactcctgaaggcgccgtgcccgtgcccctttcacagcctccgttatga